A portion of the Cryptomeria japonica chromosome 5, Sugi_1.0, whole genome shotgun sequence genome contains these proteins:
- the LOC131064394 gene encoding chloroplast protein FOR GROWTH AND FERTILITY 2 translates to MEKIFTHSSHYSVTRLKVASLNYNHHYPSVYTRPSTASFIAPLCAKKPLPLVLSCFNGHSQRQRKNLLPLCAFKGPPNHIKETPTAQHDYTPAFLKKMATSARAVGLLSVVIVLLIHPTLAALAFAGANTAAKPGNSVAIAVGEKASGTFLLNSAWTGFIAGCLHTLSGPDHLAALAPLSIGRTRVESAVVGALWGCGHDAGQVIFGILFLLLKDKLHIEVIRTWGTRVVGMTLLVIGAMGIKEVSETPTPCVALDGGECEVDIVESSPNLTGGKRRIGFATFATGIIHGLQPDALMMILPALALPSRLAGAAFLCMFLFGTVLAMSCYTVFIGSCSDALKSRVPRITEKLTWVSSLIAITLGMAILFSQLFGFSLF, encoded by the exons ATGGAGAAAATTTTTACCCATTCCTCCCATTATTCTGTCACTCGATTAAAAGTAGCTTCACTTAATTACAATCACCATTATCCTTCTGTGTATACAAGGCCTTCTACTGCTTCTTTTATTGCTCCGCTTTGTGCGAAGAAGCCTCTGCCCTTGGTACTTTCTTGCTTCAATGGACATTCCCAACGCCAGCGCAAAAATCTCTTACCATTATGCGCCTTCAAAGGTCCACCAAATCATATCAAGGAAACCCCGACAGCTCAACATGACTacacacctgcattcttgaaaaaaATG GCAACTTCTGCTAGAGCAGTTGGTCTATTGTCCGTGGTAATTGTGCTCCTTATACATCCTACTCTGGCAGCATTAGCCTTTGCTGGTGCCAATACCGCTGCAAAACCAGGGAACTCTGTGGCTATTGCGGTTGGGGAGAAGGCATCTGGTACTTTTTTGCTTAACAGTGCTTGGACTGGATTTATTGCAGGATGTCTACACACTTTGTCGGGGCCTGATCACCTTGCTGCACTGGCTCCTCTTTCTATTGGTCGAACTAGAGTGGAAAGTGCTGTTGTGGGAGCTCTTTGGGGGTGTGGCCATGATGCTGGTCAGGTTATTTTTGGTATTCTGTTTTTGTTGCTAAAAGATAAATTGCACATTGAAGTAATCCGCACATGGGGAACAAGAGTCGTGGGCATGACATTGCTTGTTATTGGTGCAATGGGCATTAAGGAGGTCTCAGAAACACCAACCCCTTGTGTAGCTCTGGATGGGGGTGAATGTGAAGTGGACATTGTGGAATCTTCCCCAAATTTGACAGGTGGTAAGAGAAGGATTGGTTTTGCAACTTTTGCTACAGGAATTATACATGGACTGCAGCCAGATGCACTGATGATGATATTGCCTGCACTTGCTTTGCCATCTCGTCTAGCTGGAGCTGCTTTTCTTTGTATGTTTTTGTTTGGAACTGTTTTGGCGATGAGTTGTTATACAGTTTTTATTGGGTCTTGTAGTGACGCACTTAAAAGTAGAGTTCCAAGGATTACAGAGAAACTTACATGGGTATCCTCACTGATAGCAATAACTCTTGGAATGGCAATTCTTTTCAGCCAATTATTTGGGTTCAGTCTCTTCTAA